ATTAATCATCCTGTTCGGCCTGCACATGACCGGATTGGTCACTATCAAGGCCCTTTACACCGATGCTCGCCTGCACAACGTAAAGGGTGGCAGCACGATGCGCGGGTCGTTCGCCATCGGCTTCGCCTTCGCCTTCGGCTGGACGCCCTGCGTGGGCCCGATTTTGTCCGTGATTCTCGGATTCGCCAGCGCTGAGGCCTCAGCCCTCAAAGGTATTCTCTTGCTGGCGGCATACTCGCTGGGGCTGGCTGTGCCGTTCATGATCACGTCGCTGGGCCTTGAACAGTTCCTTAGCTTTTACAGCCGCTTCCGTCGCCACATGCACATCATGGAGGTCGCGAGCGGAGCGATTCTGATCGCCCTCGGACACCTGCTCGTTTTTGATCGCTTCACTTTAATCTCAAGCCAGCTTTCGTTCCTGGGCCGCTTCGAGACATGGCTCGAGGGAGTGGTCACCCACAGCAGCGTTACCGGAATCATTCTCGTGACGGCTGCGGTTGCCCTGGTGCTGTACCTCGCTTTGCGCCCGGGACGACGCGCAATCGCGCCGACGCCGGCAACACCAAGCGTGACAACCGATGCCGGCGCAACGCAGGATGCCAGCGATGCAACGGTTCCAAATTCCCTGCCAGAGTCGGCACCTTCGCAAATCGCAAGAGGCCGCAATCCTCTCGCCCTAGTCGCAGCGGCGCTGGTCGCAGCCGGGATGATTTACTTTGGCGTGCACATGGCGCGCCGCCCGTCGCCGCCGCAAGCCGCAGCGCAAGCCTCGCCCGCGCCCGACTTCACCCTCGAATCGCTCGATGGCAAGAATCTCAGCCTATCCGACTTGCGCGGCAAAGCCGTTCTGCTGAATTTCTGGGCAACCTGGTGCGGTCCGTGCAAAATCGAAACTCCGTGGCTGGTGGAATTGCAGAACAAATACGGAGCGCAGGGACTTCAAGTCATCGGCGTCGCCATGGATGATTCCGGCAAAGACGACATCGCCAAGTTCGCCAAAGATATGGGCATGAATTATCCCGTGCTGCTCGGTAAGGAAGCCGTAGGCGACGCCTATGGCGGCGTTCCCGCGCTGCCGGAGAGTTTCTTCATCGGGCGCGATGGCAAGATCGTCGACAAAATC
The Candidatus Sulfotelmatobacter sp. DNA segment above includes these coding regions:
- a CDS encoding cytochrome c biogenesis protein/redoxin — its product is MSSSLSSLPLPLAAFVAGLISFLSPCVLPLVPGYVSMISGAALDELKAASGDLRRRVLINSVAFILGFSVVFIALGAAATEVGQALGQYRSILAREAGILIILFGLHMTGLVTIKALYTDARLHNVKGGSTMRGSFAIGFAFAFGWTPCVGPILSVILGFASAEASALKGILLLAAYSLGLAVPFMITSLGLEQFLSFYSRFRRHMHIMEVASGAILIALGHLLVFDRFTLISSQLSFLGRFETWLEGVVTHSSVTGIILVTAAVALVLYLALRPGRRAIAPTPATPSVTTDAGATQDASDATVPNSLPESAPSQIARGRNPLALVAAALVAAGMIYFGVHMARRPSPPQAAAQASPAPDFTLESLDGKNLSLSDLRGKAVLLNFWATWCGPCKIETPWLVELQNKYGAQGLQVIGVAMDDSGKDDIAKFAKDMGMNYPVLLGKEAVGDAYGGVPALPESFFIGRDGKIVDKIVGLRGKAEIEDSIKMALGTQSGNAKDQNDAAPLAAAQPQN